A window of Paremcibacter congregatus contains these coding sequences:
- a CDS encoding DUF885 domain-containing protein, which translates to MRKKLLLLASVVVLSGAASLPSLPSLAADQVSVAASENSARLLRFLEDIYQTALQESPMLQSQQGLTPVQDGWDDLSPEAENRNLAALWQSLRALHRDFDYATLDEAGQFNYRVLEEELKLRIERHGWRDKLYPLNQIVGHHVLIVGTLVNYHNISSRQDAEAYITRIKTVGQPMNQLRAQITARQAKGIYLPKHLLPRLIGGSEQSISGYPFDPDSQMDNVVFSDFKRKVGLLDIAAADKDQLIKNAKAALLDKFGPAYRGLMATLNAQVPLAKEDHGVWNMPDGDRFYQFLIRQFTTTDMTPEEVHKLGLSEVARIHGEMRKIMHKVGFIGDLQAFFTFLKKDPRFYYENTDAGRQGYLQAARKTLADMTARMDEILPYRPKSNLVIKRFEEYREKSSPGAFYESGSADGSRPGNIYVNLYDMTNVSKVDMEALMFHEGIPGHHMQYSLINSRPEIPRMRTYEIWWSNTALTEGWALYAESYARELGFYQDPYSDFGRLAGELWRACRLVVDSGLHYKRWSRDKAVAYLNDNTSSPPEANYRAVDRYLAVPGQATAFKVGMNRIIEEREKARALLGDRFDIREFHYAVLKHGSISLKAMQASVAAWIKQRQAQP; encoded by the coding sequence ATGAGAAAAAAACTGTTGTTACTGGCCTCTGTCGTGGTGTTAAGTGGCGCGGCTTCGCTGCCCTCCCTGCCCTCCCTGGCTGCCGATCAGGTTTCAGTTGCCGCGTCGGAAAATTCAGCCCGGCTGCTACGCTTCCTGGAAGACATCTACCAGACCGCATTGCAGGAAAGCCCGATGTTGCAAAGTCAGCAGGGACTGACCCCGGTTCAGGATGGTTGGGATGACCTGTCGCCGGAGGCTGAAAATAGAAACCTTGCCGCCCTGTGGCAAAGCCTCAGGGCGTTGCACCGGGATTTTGACTATGCCACGCTTGATGAGGCGGGGCAGTTTAATTACCGCGTGCTGGAAGAAGAACTCAAATTGAGAATTGAACGTCACGGCTGGCGCGATAAACTCTATCCTCTCAATCAGATTGTCGGGCATCATGTGTTGATTGTCGGTACACTGGTCAATTATCATAACATCTCCTCTCGACAAGATGCCGAGGCCTATATCACCCGCATCAAAACCGTTGGTCAACCAATGAATCAGTTGCGCGCACAGATCACGGCCCGCCAGGCCAAAGGCATTTATCTGCCAAAGCACCTGCTGCCCCGCCTGATCGGCGGCAGTGAACAATCCATCAGCGGATATCCTTTCGACCCGGACAGTCAGATGGACAACGTGGTCTTTTCCGACTTTAAACGCAAAGTGGGTCTTCTTGATATTGCCGCAGCAGACAAAGATCAGCTGATCAAAAATGCAAAAGCGGCGTTACTGGATAAATTCGGACCAGCCTATCGCGGCCTGATGGCGACTCTTAATGCACAAGTTCCGCTTGCCAAAGAGGATCATGGGGTCTGGAATATGCCGGATGGGGACCGGTTTTACCAATTCCTGATCCGCCAATTTACCACAACGGACATGACGCCGGAAGAGGTGCATAAGCTGGGCCTGTCAGAGGTCGCGCGCATCCACGGTGAAATGCGCAAGATCATGCATAAGGTCGGTTTTATCGGCGATTTGCAGGCTTTTTTCACCTTTCTGAAAAAAGATCCCCGGTTTTATTATGAAAATACCGATGCAGGGCGGCAGGGATATTTACAGGCCGCGCGCAAAACGTTGGCGGATATGACGGCGCGCATGGATGAAATTCTGCCTTATCGCCCGAAAAGTAACCTTGTGATAAAACGGTTTGAGGAATATCGGGAAAAATCATCTCCGGGCGCCTTCTATGAAAGCGGCAGTGCGGATGGCAGTCGCCCCGGCAATATCTACGTCAATCTCTATGATATGACGAATGTGTCAAAAGTGGATATGGAAGCCCTGATGTTTCATGAAGGCATTCCCGGACATCACATGCAATATTCCCTGATCAACAGCCGTCCGGAAATCCCCAGGATGCGCACCTATGAAATCTGGTGGTCCAATACGGCCCTGACCGAAGGCTGGGCGCTCTATGCGGAAAGCTACGCCCGGGAACTGGGTTTTTATCAAGACCCCTATTCCGACTTTGGCCGGTTGGCCGGGGAACTTTGGCGGGCCTGTCGACTGGTGGTGGACAGTGGTCTGCATTACAAGCGCTGGAGCCGGGACAAGGCAGTAGCCTATCTTAATGACAACACCTCCAGCCCGCCGGAAGCCAATTACCGTGCGGTTGACCGCTATCTGGCGGTGCCCGGACAGGCAACCGCCTTCAAGGTAGGCATGAACCGGATTATTGAGGAACGGGAAAAGGCCCGGGCATTACTCGGGGATCGCTTTGATATCCGTGAATTCCATTACGCCGTATTAAAGCATGGCAGCATTTCCCTGAAAGCAATGCAAGCCTCTGTTGCGGCCTGGATTAAGCAGAGGCAGGCTCAACCTTAA
- a CDS encoding TonB-dependent receptor, whose translation MPHISNVKNKTRQATLLSLTTALGFGLLMPLTQLQAAEAEKTLMLEEITVTAQRREQSLQDVPVSVSAFTSVAIERNMFDGVSDYLSRTPNVSFISTGGRDRKSISIRGITNFLSVDQDVRPSTVAFYLDDFSVGGGTVNPPMMDIERIEVLRGPQGTYFGRNAVGGAINVTTKKPDNDMFAEAKIGYSSFNTKDLEAIINVPLIKDVLAIRGNMKWTKSDGNIKNINPIGGGNESEYVNGRIAVRYTPSDRLTIDINASLTDEEAGMREGVPSGVFSEFAKNTLFGYLNGQPDPDGVGFWPNNTNKVNFNRPQSAGTKFWYTTGKIAYDFDEMTLTSITGYMDSKGYLSGDIDGGSTDGWYETKDLFRDSISEELRLQSTGDSALEWTVGGLIAQDKGNVEQYTYAGAENAFALPEGFVVTETQTNGKTTSFALFGEATYRFTDKLSLTGGLRYTHEKVESVQVNVSGGIISDSVDEEASFSDFSPKVSLGYEIDDNTTAYATISKAFKSGGVQTNQLLAEKTYDPETLWNYEAGVKAELLDRRMRVNLAAFYMKWKNLQTEFQDGIIDGNGNIAFVTGIENAESARSYGFEAEVTGMVTENLVVNASVGYLNAKYENFVSYIEGNNVRLDGITIPNSPKWTLSADAEYNFPVTSDYKGFVRAEWFYRSNIVSKKDFLIKTGFPYQVPGYNSTNIRIGMENEQYSIVAYVENLFDKQYYTNAYQKAFIGGLFVEPSVRTAGVRLTFKTN comes from the coding sequence ATGCCACATATATCTAACGTTAAAAACAAGACCCGCCAGGCGACTTTGCTGTCTCTGACAACAGCGTTGGGCTTTGGGTTGCTGATGCCATTGACACAATTGCAGGCCGCCGAAGCTGAAAAAACCCTGATGCTGGAAGAAATTACCGTGACCGCCCAGCGCCGGGAACAGAGCCTTCAGGATGTGCCGGTCAGTGTTTCGGCTTTCACCAGTGTAGCCATTGAACGCAACATGTTTGACGGGGTCAGCGACTATCTGTCCCGGACGCCGAACGTGAGTTTTATTTCTACCGGGGGCCGTGACCGCAAGTCCATCAGCATCCGCGGCATCACCAATTTCCTGAGCGTTGATCAGGATGTTCGTCCAAGCACGGTTGCCTTCTATCTGGATGATTTCAGTGTGGGCGGCGGAACCGTTAATCCACCGATGATGGATATTGAACGGATCGAAGTTTTGCGCGGCCCGCAGGGAACCTATTTTGGTCGGAATGCGGTTGGTGGCGCGATTAACGTCACCACCAAAAAACCGGATAACGACATGTTCGCCGAAGCCAAAATCGGCTATTCCAGTTTTAACACCAAAGACCTGGAAGCCATCATCAATGTGCCGTTGATCAAAGATGTCCTCGCCATTCGCGGGAATATGAAATGGACCAAAAGCGACGGCAACATCAAGAATATCAACCCGATTGGTGGCGGCAATGAGTCCGAATATGTCAATGGCCGCATTGCGGTACGCTATACGCCATCAGACCGGTTGACCATTGATATCAACGCCAGCCTGACGGATGAAGAAGCTGGCATGCGTGAAGGTGTACCTTCCGGGGTTTTCTCCGAATTCGCCAAAAATACATTGTTTGGCTATCTCAATGGACAACCTGACCCTGACGGGGTTGGCTTCTGGCCAAACAATACCAATAAAGTCAACTTTAACCGGCCCCAGAGCGCTGGCACAAAATTCTGGTACACCACCGGCAAGATCGCCTATGATTTTGACGAAATGACCCTGACCAGCATCACCGGTTATATGGACTCGAAAGGCTATCTCTCCGGAGATATTGACGGCGGCAGCACGGATGGCTGGTATGAAACCAAAGACCTTTTCCGCGATTCCATCAGTGAAGAACTGCGCTTGCAATCCACAGGGGATTCTGCCCTCGAATGGACGGTTGGCGGCCTGATTGCTCAGGATAAGGGCAATGTAGAGCAATATACCTATGCCGGTGCAGAAAATGCGTTTGCCTTACCCGAAGGATTTGTCGTCACGGAAACCCAAACCAATGGCAAGACAACAAGTTTTGCCCTCTTCGGCGAAGCGACATATCGTTTCACGGACAAATTGTCCCTGACCGGCGGTCTGCGCTATACCCATGAAAAAGTGGAAAGCGTTCAGGTTAACGTCTCTGGCGGCATCATTTCTGATTCTGTTGATGAAGAGGCATCTTTCTCTGACTTCTCTCCAAAAGTCTCTTTAGGCTATGAAATTGATGACAACACCACGGCCTATGCAACCATTTCCAAGGCCTTTAAATCCGGCGGAGTGCAAACCAACCAGCTGTTGGCGGAAAAAACCTATGACCCGGAAACCCTGTGGAATTATGAAGCCGGCGTGAAGGCTGAACTTCTGGATCGGCGTATGCGGGTTAATCTGGCGGCTTTCTACATGAAATGGAAAAATCTCCAGACCGAATTCCAGGACGGCATTATTGACGGCAACGGCAACATTGCGTTCGTCACCGGCATTGAAAACGCCGAATCCGCCCGCAGTTACGGCTTTGAAGCCGAGGTCACCGGCATGGTGACGGAAAACCTGGTGGTCAATGCGTCTGTTGGTTACCTGAATGCAAAATATGAGAATTTTGTTTCTTATATTGAAGGCAACAATGTGCGCCTTGATGGCATAACCATTCCTAATTCGCCAAAATGGACCCTCAGCGCCGATGCAGAGTATAACTTCCCTGTGACCAGTGATTATAAAGGCTTTGTCCGGGCGGAATGGTTTTACCGCAGCAATATTGTGTCAAAAAAGGATTTCCTGATCAAAACAGGTTTCCCGTATCAGGTCCCGGGATATAACAGCACCAATATCCGGATCGGTATGGAAAATGAACAATATAGTATTGTGGCCTATGTCGAGAATTTGTTCGATAAACAGTATTATACTAATGCCTACCAGAAAGCCTTTATTGGCGGGTTGTTCGTGGAACCTTCAGTCAGAACGGCCGGTGTACGCCTGACGTTTAAGACAAATTGA
- a CDS encoding FAD-dependent oxidoreductase codes for MTGIFPSLTAFGGTRGLLQSSQDKKKRPSGLPTDKPLSELMSGNARMVDTYIYEYVEEVVRNDRPFATLIQPRNPEQIPKVAIIGSGVAGATAAYELSRAYTAAGMDPNLHIDIYEALDRAGGRLYSPSFTGPGDKKYYNEMGAMRVPDNSKLFWNYFAKLETRGPDTIQEIFPNPGVVATEIYFRGGKYSWIGNEPITPAPDVRHPVDWSKIQDDLGSFIGSLVLPDTNLGVNEIAALLTKNDPLTEYEQTQINEYWSFFIKKYEAVPFISALTEYLEANDKNWGPTEYNMFSTLGLGTGGFGPLFPVCFLEIFRLLVWEYNEEFSLSMPMDQIIGKFLNLTFTGTPDRGIPAEEFLEMNTVVYIGLDAQKQTPVVFYMGENNDLTYKHYDYVIAGTTLRSMQIRLNLDAEVVPDQFQDAYNDGNLVPVFSGEENNMVRESMRVPHIMNSSKLFGFVPQKPWTNPRWEHRWGEVRYEGKNYPVKCVLTDTLARQMYFLDPYKHDDTAGSNILISYNWGDDSIKVMGILDYHKDQVITPGSNPDFNLKTAYELGIGSALRNNVVADVLRYDIPLAPDQQEINLQSIVWQKEPMMFGAFKIDYPEQHYYTTQMVYQYHYANEQSTRKKRHQRSNRVFVANNNCSFQGGWVEGAMQSAVNAATAVLKSMEHHGEATGFRMNSLFQENPFNQVIQQLSPRYALPGSEEDEILSHVAE; via the coding sequence ATGACAGGTATTTTCCCATCTCTCACAGCATTCGGCGGCACACGCGGACTGCTGCAATCTTCACAGGATAAAAAGAAACGCCCCTCCGGGCTTCCCACTGACAAACCTCTGTCAGAATTGATGAGTGGCAACGCGCGTATGGTTGACACCTATATCTATGAATATGTTGAAGAGGTTGTCAGAAACGACCGCCCCTTTGCCACATTGATACAGCCAAGAAATCCAGAGCAAATTCCCAAAGTCGCCATTATCGGATCCGGGGTCGCCGGCGCCACGGCCGCCTATGAACTGTCTCGGGCTTACACCGCCGCAGGCATGGACCCAAATCTCCATATTGATATATATGAAGCGCTGGACCGCGCCGGAGGACGGCTCTATTCCCCAAGTTTTACAGGGCCGGGCGATAAAAAATATTATAACGAGATGGGCGCCATGCGAGTGCCGGACAATTCCAAGCTTTTCTGGAATTATTTCGCCAAGCTGGAAACGCGGGGCCCGGACACCATTCAGGAAATTTTCCCCAACCCCGGTGTGGTTGCCACAGAAATCTACTTTCGGGGCGGCAAATACAGCTGGATCGGCAACGAGCCCATAACACCTGCGCCAGATGTCCGCCATCCTGTGGACTGGAGCAAAATTCAGGATGATCTTGGAAGTTTTATCGGCTCTCTGGTGCTGCCTGATACCAACTTGGGTGTAAATGAGATCGCGGCCCTTCTGACCAAAAACGACCCCTTAACAGAATACGAGCAAACGCAGATTAATGAGTATTGGAGTTTCTTCATTAAAAAGTATGAAGCCGTACCCTTTATTTCCGCCCTGACTGAATATTTGGAAGCCAATGATAAAAACTGGGGGCCTACCGAATATAACATGTTTAGTACGCTCGGGCTGGGCACAGGCGGTTTTGGCCCCCTCTTCCCGGTTTGTTTCCTTGAAATATTTAGATTGTTGGTGTGGGAGTATAACGAAGAATTTTCCCTCAGCATGCCCATGGACCAGATTATCGGAAAGTTTCTCAATCTCACCTTCACCGGCACCCCGGACAGAGGCATCCCTGCAGAAGAATTTCTCGAGATGAACACTGTCGTCTATATCGGGCTTGACGCCCAGAAACAAACTCCCGTTGTATTTTATATGGGCGAAAACAATGACCTGACTTACAAACATTATGATTATGTCATTGCCGGCACAACATTGCGCAGCATGCAAATTCGTCTGAACCTCGACGCAGAAGTCGTGCCAGATCAATTTCAGGATGCCTATAATGACGGCAACCTCGTTCCCGTATTTTCCGGTGAGGAAAACAACATGGTGCGAGAATCAATGCGCGTTCCTCATATCATGAATTCCTCCAAGCTGTTCGGATTTGTCCCGCAAAAACCATGGACCAACCCAAGATGGGAACACCGCTGGGGAGAAGTCCGGTATGAAGGCAAGAATTATCCGGTTAAATGTGTGCTCACCGATACGCTGGCACGGCAGATGTATTTCCTTGACCCCTATAAACATGATGATACGGCCGGATCCAATATCCTGATCAGTTACAATTGGGGTGATGATTCCATCAAGGTCATGGGCATATTGGATTATCACAAGGACCAGGTCATCACACCGGGATCCAATCCGGATTTCAACCTGAAAACAGCATATGAACTGGGAATTGGTTCCGCGTTACGGAATAATGTCGTTGCCGATGTACTGCGTTATGATATTCCCCTGGCCCCTGACCAGCAGGAAATCAATCTGCAGTCCATTGTCTGGCAGAAAGAGCCCATGATGTTTGGTGCGTTCAAAATCGACTACCCTGAACAACATTATTATACGACCCAGATGGTGTATCAATATCATTACGCCAACGAGCAATCGACCCGGAAAAAGCGGCATCAGCGTTCAAACCGGGTTTTTGTCGCCAACAACAATTGTTCTTTCCAGGGCGGATGGGTTGAAGGCGCCATGCAGTCTGCCGTCAATGCCGCCACAGCGGTTCTGAAAAGCATGGAGCACCATGGGGAAGCCACGGGGTTCCGCATGAACAGCCTGTTCCAGGAGAACCCATTCAATCAGGTTATTCAGCAGTTGAGCCCGCGCTACGCTTTGCCTGGAAGCGAAGAAGATGAAATATTATCTCATGTCGCCGAATGA
- a CDS encoding MFS transporter, translating into MISPPENRPSSLPLLIALITGSCVAYSGLYAMPLWIGALADHLNLDPAIAGYMGSLQLLMAAFAAIVIARQSTKLSVRQIALYGCLLVLIANLASALLSNTLLLFLARGMSGIGEGLLLANLNMAISRTKTPDRFFALSQTTIALFGIGLFLAAPGLMSDFGSTGIFGIVVITSLIALPASLLFANQKEEDLSTQTPQEVPERRWLRFPAVPLLALGILFIGCQGGWAYLERMGVAKGYQVNEIGDFIMIGLLISILGPFAANQATRHFGRRAAIFIGLSLSGVAVLLASQNISPDYYRLAAAVFPFATLFIVTSYLGYLAHLDPSGAMAASAPAFINLGGALGPAAMGLMLTNGGYPVIGGAVILTYICALVLLFIRKEELHQA; encoded by the coding sequence ATGATTTCTCCACCTGAAAACCGCCCCTCATCTCTGCCTTTACTGATCGCATTGATCACGGGATCCTGTGTGGCTTATAGTGGCCTTTACGCCATGCCGCTCTGGATCGGCGCACTGGCAGACCACCTGAATCTGGACCCCGCTATCGCGGGTTATATGGGATCTTTACAGCTTCTCATGGCCGCCTTCGCCGCCATCGTCATTGCACGCCAATCCACAAAACTGAGCGTGCGACAAATTGCCCTCTATGGCTGTCTTCTGGTTCTCATCGCCAATCTGGCCTCGGCTTTACTCTCAAACACGTTGCTGCTCTTTCTGGCCCGCGGCATGTCGGGGATCGGGGAAGGCCTGCTTCTCGCCAACCTGAATATGGCCATCAGCCGTACAAAAACCCCGGATCGCTTCTTCGCTTTGTCCCAGACGACCATCGCCCTGTTCGGCATTGGCCTATTTCTCGCCGCCCCCGGTCTTATGTCTGATTTCGGCAGCACCGGTATTTTCGGAATCGTCGTGATCACCAGTCTCATCGCGCTGCCGGCGTCTTTGCTGTTTGCCAACCAAAAAGAAGAAGACCTCTCTACACAGACCCCGCAAGAAGTTCCTGAAAGGCGCTGGCTAAGGTTTCCGGCCGTGCCCCTTCTGGCGCTCGGAATATTGTTTATCGGCTGTCAGGGCGGCTGGGCCTATCTTGAACGCATGGGAGTTGCCAAAGGTTATCAGGTCAATGAAATCGGCGATTTTATCATGATCGGACTTCTGATCAGTATACTGGGGCCTTTTGCCGCCAATCAGGCAACCCGGCACTTTGGCAGAAGGGCGGCCATCTTTATCGGCTTATCTCTGTCTGGTGTCGCTGTTCTTCTCGCCAGTCAGAACATCTCTCCCGATTATTACAGATTGGCCGCGGCGGTGTTTCCCTTCGCCACCCTGTTTATTGTGACAAGTTATCTGGGTTATCTCGCTCATTTGGATCCCTCCGGCGCCATGGCGGCATCTGCACCGGCATTCATTAATCTTGGGGGGGCGTTAGGACCCGCGGCTATGGGTCTAATGCTCACGAATGGAGGGTATCCTGTTATCGGCGGTGCGGTCATATTAACCTATATCTGCGCCCTCGTTTTACTGTTCATCCGAAAGGAGGAACTACATCAGGCATAG
- a CDS encoding alpha/beta hydrolase family protein, with translation MKIFMFVVWFLTFATPVMAETLPLDAFAMRPAIQRVSVSPNGKMLGMLRGQSLNGDYIMEIYSTDDMNAKPVRLGADVMEITGFTWLNDDRLWVDFRQNLNKVVDKFGGGDKTRYRYRSYLINSDGTGKWTEVPADGQVRVVSMLPKSKDEILISYDSNDNHWPDYVRYNIKNGRKKTIMRGSNKYSGGYGVDYDGDIRIATSFDISDLTVTYHVRKKNDDNWIQIETVRAMKRETFSILGFNPENENELFVQANNGEDTASIWAMDINTGKYTEKLFGLKSVDAGGILINRKPGKEGQLLGFHYATSKPKRVYIDQAEKALYEAVQDLFPEHHSRIISRSDDDASMVIFVNGPKEAGSYYLLKNKAELSFLGARYPKIKSEHLSDVKYIKYKARDGMIIPAYLTIPKGEAPFPTVIVPHGGPWVRDHPGFDEWAQFLAHHGYLVLQPNYRGSTGYGLKHWKAGDAKWGLEMQDDLDDGMNYLVEKGLADKNRLAMFGWSYGGYTAFVASTRGNNIYKCVVAGAGVSDMNKISAGLYENYFSRKVAGPFMKGVSPVEIVEKVNIPIFVIHGDIDRRVDVEHSRAFVDELKKYHKDYKYIELEGADHFSNTLFYDHKTTLYSELLDWLGNKCFK, from the coding sequence ATGAAAATTTTTATGTTTGTAGTTTGGTTCCTGACCTTTGCGACACCCGTGATGGCCGAAACCTTGCCGTTGGATGCTTTTGCCATGCGGCCGGCAATTCAGCGAGTGTCTGTGTCACCAAATGGTAAAATGCTCGGCATGTTGCGCGGACAAAGCCTCAATGGCGACTACATCATGGAAATTTATAGTACCGATGATATGAACGCGAAACCAGTGCGTCTGGGCGCGGACGTCATGGAAATTACCGGATTTACGTGGCTAAACGATGACAGGCTTTGGGTTGATTTTAGGCAGAATCTGAATAAAGTCGTTGATAAATTTGGCGGCGGAGATAAAACCCGATACCGTTACCGCAGCTATCTTATAAATAGCGATGGGACGGGGAAATGGACGGAAGTTCCCGCTGATGGGCAGGTGAGAGTGGTTTCAATGTTACCCAAATCCAAAGACGAGATTTTGATTTCTTATGATTCCAATGACAACCATTGGCCGGATTATGTCCGCTATAATATCAAAAATGGGCGGAAAAAAACTATCATGCGGGGCAGCAATAAATACTCCGGTGGGTATGGTGTTGATTATGACGGCGATATTAGAATAGCAACATCTTTTGATATCAGTGATCTGACGGTTACATATCATGTGCGTAAAAAAAATGATGACAATTGGATTCAGATTGAGACAGTTCGTGCGATGAAGAGGGAAACCTTTTCAATTCTTGGATTTAATCCGGAGAATGAGAATGAGTTGTTTGTTCAGGCTAATAATGGCGAAGATACAGCCAGCATATGGGCGATGGATATTAATACCGGGAAATATACTGAAAAACTATTTGGATTAAAATCTGTTGACGCCGGAGGCATACTGATCAATAGAAAACCGGGTAAAGAGGGCCAGCTTCTGGGTTTTCATTATGCCACATCTAAGCCGAAGAGAGTCTATATTGATCAAGCAGAAAAAGCGCTCTATGAAGCAGTGCAAGATCTTTTTCCAGAGCATCATTCCCGCATAATCAGCCGCTCAGATGATGATGCTAGCATGGTGATATTTGTGAATGGGCCGAAAGAGGCAGGGTCTTATTATCTCCTGAAAAACAAGGCCGAACTGTCGTTCCTTGGCGCTAGATACCCGAAGATTAAATCTGAGCATCTCTCGGATGTAAAATACATTAAATACAAAGCACGGGACGGTATGATAATTCCGGCCTATCTGACAATTCCTAAAGGGGAGGCACCCTTTCCAACGGTAATTGTTCCCCATGGTGGCCCGTGGGTCCGGGATCATCCGGGTTTTGATGAATGGGCCCAGTTTCTGGCGCATCACGGCTATCTTGTTTTACAACCAAATTATCGGGGATCTACGGGATATGGTCTGAAGCACTGGAAAGCCGGTGACGCAAAATGGGGGCTTGAGATGCAGGACGACCTGGATGATGGGATGAACTATCTTGTTGAGAAAGGCTTGGCTGACAAGAACCGTTTGGCGATGTTTGGCTGGAGCTATGGGGGGTATACGGCTTTTGTCGCTTCCACGCGGGGAAATAATATATACAAATGTGTTGTTGCCGGCGCCGGTGTCAGCGATATGAATAAAATATCCGCAGGGTTATATGAAAACTATTTTTCCAGAAAAGTTGCGGGGCCTTTTATGAAGGGTGTTTCTCCCGTTGAAATTGTTGAAAAGGTAAATATTCCGATTTTTGTCATTCACGGTGATATTGACCGTCGGGTTGATGTTGAACACAGCCGTGCTTTTGTGGATGAGTTGAAGAAATACCATAAAGATTATAAATATATTGAACTTGAAGGTGCGGATCATTTTTCCAACACCCTTTTTTATGATCATAAAACAACGCTATATTCTGAACTCCTTGATTGGCTAGGGAACAAGTGTTTCAAGTAG
- a CDS encoding amidohydrolase family protein, with amino-acid sequence MQYFGLRPLLLGVLMTAVSSLAIAAPMTALVGGNLVDVEDGKVIKNSVILIEGERIAQIGTVRDLEIPQDVTVIDVTNKWLTPGLVNMHVHFTLKLPGAEAAQLQYETAGGMTLRGAVNARKSLLSGTTTVRTPGEDNHVALALDKAIKKGDFLGPRIFSAGTAITPTGGHSGEPVLSGVDGPVEVTKAVRREILAGASWIKLMITRGLADPHGAINSSDMTFEEMRAAVDIAHRHGVKVTAHSSSAVATEEALRAGVDSFEHGYFFDREIFTKMKKANAWYIPTIVVSQKGALEFFKKIGSPDWYLKRAESVGKDHWKALQTAIKMNVNIAMGSDQFPFEPNEGTVASIRETELYVEAGMTPLNALRAATLQPARLLEADKDVGSLKVGKYADILVLDQNPVSNIRALRTLGMVIKGGQTVRNDWAKSPVQ; translated from the coding sequence ATGCAATATTTTGGCCTGCGGCCTCTTCTGCTGGGGGTGCTGATGACAGCAGTATCCTCTTTGGCGATCGCCGCCCCGATGACCGCTCTTGTGGGGGGAAACCTTGTGGATGTGGAAGATGGCAAAGTTATCAAGAACAGTGTCATACTTATTGAGGGAGAACGTATCGCCCAGATTGGGACAGTCAGGGATCTGGAAATTCCTCAGGACGTCACCGTTATTGATGTGACCAATAAATGGCTCACCCCAGGTTTGGTCAATATGCATGTGCATTTTACCCTGAAGCTGCCCGGCGCAGAAGCGGCCCAGTTGCAGTATGAAACCGCCGGGGGCATGACCCTGCGCGGTGCTGTCAACGCCCGGAAATCTTTGTTGTCCGGCACGACCACCGTACGAACCCCCGGTGAAGATAATCATGTGGCGCTGGCGCTCGACAAAGCAATTAAAAAAGGCGACTTTCTCGGACCACGCATCTTCAGTGCCGGCACCGCCATTACCCCCACCGGCGGTCATAGCGGCGAACCGGTGCTCAGTGGCGTCGATGGTCCAGTCGAAGTCACCAAAGCCGTTAGACGGGAAATTCTCGCCGGGGCCAGCTGGATCAAACTGATGATCACCCGAGGGCTCGCGGATCCCCATGGCGCGATCAATTCATCCGATATGACATTTGAAGAAATGCGGGCCGCTGTTGATATCGCTCATCGTCATGGCGTTAAGGTTACCGCACATTCATCCTCGGCCGTGGCGACAGAGGAAGCCTTGAGAGCCGGTGTGGATTCCTTCGAACATGGTTATTTCTTTGACCGGGAAATTTTCACCAAAATGAAGAAAGCCAATGCCTGGTACATCCCGACAATCGTTGTCAGCCAGAAGGGCGCTCTCGAATTCTTCAAGAAAATTGGCTCTCCTGACTGGTATCTGAAACGCGCTGAATCGGTGGGTAAAGACCATTGGAAAGCTCTGCAGACCGCCATTAAAATGAATGTCAATATCGCCATGGGCAGTGACCAGTTTCCTTTCGAACCCAACGAAGGCACTGTCGCCTCTATCCGGGAAACGGAATTATATGTTGAGGCCGGCATGACCCCACTGAATGCGCTGCGGGCGGCGACCCTTCAACCGGCGCGTCTGCTGGAGGCAGACAAAGATGTGGGGTCTCTGAAGGTCGGGAAATATGCCGATATCCTGGTCCTTGATCAAAACCCTGTCAGCAACATTCGTGCGCTCCGGACGTTGGGGATGGTCATAAAAGGTGGCCAGACCGTAAGAAATGATTGGGCCAAATCACCGGTGCAATAG